In Vicia villosa cultivar HV-30 ecotype Madison, WI linkage group LG7, Vvil1.0, whole genome shotgun sequence, the DNA window CAAATGAAGGGGCTAATCGAGTTTGATTTGTGACAATTGCTAGATCTATTGATGATATAGTCGAGATGTTAAATCGTCCAGAATTAATTAGTAGTGTCAAAGTTTTATTATTTACTACCTCTATTTCAAAATGACTGTCGTTTAAGATTTTTACACACATATTAAGAAATGCAATGATATTGTCATAAGATGTTACACTTTTACTAAATTAACCCTATTCATGCATTAGAAATCGTATAAAGAGTAATAATTAAATGACATAATTGAAAAAGTAACAATCATTTCTACATTGAATAGTGAGAATGATAGttattttgaaacaaattttatttgcCAAAATGATAGTTATTTTGAAACAGAGAGAGTATTATTGTTTTGTTAAGTTATGTAATTATTTGTGTTAATTTATATTAGTTGACATGTGTTAAGTTATGTTAATTCTCATGTGTTAATTTATGTTAATCATGCAATAATATGAGAAATAAAGTGTTATCTAATAAACTGCATTGTTCAGTTGTCTGAgtaataatacaaataatatatgaataatataaaaaataataaaagctaCACAAGTTCTCCATAGGGGCTATATATGTTATCTGCGGTGCCAAAGTATAAAACTCACAATTTGAATTTACCAAACCCATAAAATTATCCATAATGGCTGATATCATCTGAAGACGTTGATGGTCAGCCACCATAGGTGGAAGTGGTGACACGTCATCAAAAGGTCCCTCGTCATCTACATGCTAAATTGGTGGGATGATGCGTGTGTGTGATATAGTAAGGTACCATTCTAAGTAACCATCCACACACTCACAGGGAATTGGACCTCTACTGCATGATCTGTAATGGCATGAGCAGAGGTGACAACATTACCCACAAATCCTTAATGCGCTCAGCTGCAACAGCGGGGACTGGTTGTGAGATGTCTTGGACATATCCAAATTGGTGCAAACACCTATCAAGTAAGTGTCTAGCCACTAAGGTTTCTCATCGTAGATAACAAGAAAAAAGGAAGTGTTATCAAACTCTGGTGTATGCGTAGGGTGTCCAAATGACATCGTCTATAGTCAACGCATTAATCCTTCTCTTCTACTTCTGAATAGCACTTGCATGTGCATGCTTGGTCTGCCATCTCTTGGCCCATGTGGAGCCATCAATGATAGGAGTAACTCGTCTGTCACAAATGAAAGGAAAGTGCTTGTGTATCCAACACTACGCAAGAACATAGGTAAATCAACAAATGTCATAAATAAGAACTAAATTAAtaagaaataataaatttttataccTCAAATAGACTAATATAACTGGAAAGCTACCTGTCATCCCAACCCTCCACCTCCTTAACTGTTTTTTAGACATCGCCAACAACCGCATTATCGGGCTCATCAGCTAGATCTCTGATCCATCCATCAGCTCGAGCTCCACTACGTCGGAAACTCTGGTGTGCGCGAACCTGCTCATCTATCCGCCTTGTGTGGAGATACTCTCCCCCAACCAAATATTTGAATCCTCAACGTGATATGCCCTCACACGAGCCTTCTCTGTAGCTCTGTCAAGCTTTCTAAAAGCAATCGTTCCGTCCTTTTCCTCTGGTCCTCAGaagtaaaaaaaagaagaaatatgaactaccatatttttttaaaatccaaaaatcaACGACTTTTTcggatttttcaaaatatcctatAACTATCTCAACATTTTCTTTTACCAATTTTTTTGACAAATTTGGTGTGCCTGTTTGCAATTTTAACGGGCTTTCCGAAGTATCGCATCGAAATGCATgcattttaatcatattttttaaaatatcggATAAAAATGTATAAGAAACATGAATTTTTAccgaaaattttcaaaatatcctgtAAAAATGCATGAGAAACATGAGTTTTTAACAAACATTTCAAAAATGTCGATAAGAatacatgttttttaataaaaaaaatctgacaaaaaattaaaattatcgaTAAAATTGTATATTTGAAAAATTCAGTAGTTAACTCAAAAAATCTAGTTAGACACAACTTTTAAAAATACTCAAAATGTTACATATAATATAGGAAGGTTTAGGAGTTAAGTATATTATAGTCAGCACGTTAAAAAATATAAGATCAATTAATCATTAGGAGTCTTAACTCTTAATATCACATTAAGTGTTAAGACTAACTATACTTATACTTTAACCACCTTAAACATTGATCAATTGGCACATAGTCAATTTTTTTCTAATCAGAAGGTTTAGGAGAGTTCAAGTGAGATTATTTATAAGCTGTATTCTTATGATTAATCtatatactttttttaatttttcctaATTCTGTTTACTATTTACTTTCAATATGCAAGTTAGTATTGACTGTAACACATAAACAACTCAACAATTCACGTAGGAGTCTCagatcaaaataatattaatttctcaGTATTGCAAgtaatttgattttatattttaattgatatatcaaatatgtattaatttttaaatacttttttcatttattttttgttttgacttGATGCTTTTTTTATTACTTgcgaataaatattttatatattccctttataatattaaatactcactctcaacattaattttttatatttacaatttttctttgatttttcattCAATCAAATAAAGAATGCTAAAATTATTTTTCCTCCCTTTCAGCTTTCTCTTCTAACTACAAAACTCAtagttttcttttctctttcttgcCATGATCAGTTATCAACAATTAAGTAACATCCTGTTaagtatttataataaaatttgaatCTATATAACATGTGTCAGGATGGCCGAGTGGTTTAAGGCGCCAGACTCAAGTTCTGGTCTTTgaaagagggcgtgggttcaaatcccacttctgacaatttttaattttttggtttttttttttttcatttatggtGTTCTATGTTAATGTTTCCTTCTTAAGCTTATGATATTTTTCAGTTATTCATAAAATGTTTAACAATACTAATAATTCTAACAACCAAAACATAGGTTCATATCATCTTTACAAAGAATAACACAAACAACATAAAACACAAGATGTGTGTAAGAACTTCAAAACTTAGCAACAATTTTGGACAATCTAGTACTCTTCAAGCAACTACTGCCAAAACATTTGGAGTTTGATGATGAACAGCATGAACAAAAGCAACCCTTTGCAACTTTCTTATGGAGATAGCATTTGCAGGAGCAGCATATCCATGGAAGactaatgaaaaagaaaaaaaaaattaactcatGATTATTTTGAAACAAAAGCATGTGAAAGcaatgtttaaaaatgaaatggtTAGAAACAAAAACTGAGTACCTGATCTGCTTCTTGAAGTAATGAGATTCAGATGTTATGTGTTTTCCTCTGCATCAAATGCATTGgtatttatttagttaattaaGACTTATAGATATAAATTAATCGGTAATATAAAGATTACGAGAAAAAGTTGGAGATTCATACGTGAGTGTGAAGGGATCTGAAATAGAGCCTACAAAATCATCAAGCCTGTTAAAGAAAATGTTGGTTTTCAAATAGGCCTGTTAATTTTCAACCTTGGTGATGATAATGTAACATAATATAATATTTACATGAAAAGGTTGAGTTCTTACTCTTTGCAGCATGTTGAAGCTGAATGAACACCTTCTAGTAATTTTAACTCTTCCTATGAGCAATATAAATCTCAAGGTCATTACTATGATTATGCAATTAAATCAAACTAGCATAGACACAAACACCGGACACAGACATATACACCAGACAAATATTAATACATAAACATAGTAGAAGTGATCGCATGTAATAGCAAGTGTTATACTATGGTGTCGGTGTCCAATACAAGTTAATCTTAGAAATATGCACCTGAAGTAAATTAATCTCTCTTTCCAAACCTTGAATCTTCACCATCTGTTTCCTCTTCCCATGAAAATCTACAAACCCTGGAAGTGGTGACTTTGGACTCATTTGTGTCTCAAATGGAGGTTTTGATGTTAAGGACACTGAAGAGAAGTTGTATTCACCATCCATTTGAAATTTCTAAAACAAATGAACAAATGTAGTGTGGCTATGGCTAGAGAGTGAACAAAATTTGAAACTTTATGGTTGGTTAGTGGAAAGTTAGAAACTTGAGAAATGGGTTAACTTTGTACTTGCACATGAGCACTTAAAATTGGGTTGGTTGAGATTTTCCAGAGAAAGTGACAAAAGGGTAACAAAGCACACGTGACTGTCATGTAGGAAAGTGAAAACTGGAAAAAAGAAAGAGTTTTCAGATTTTGCTTTTTTTTGTTTGTGAAAAGAAGGTTTGGAAAATATGATAATAGAGGGACATATAGTCAAATTGGGAATTATAAAATGGTAAAATTGTTATTTTTAGATGAAAGTGTCAGAGATGCTCTGCAGTATCGAAGTTGCTGAAAGATGTAATGTGACAACACCTATTAGAGCCATGCAAATGGTCATTGATTTATTATAAACTAGGTAAAACTATATTTAATGGTTTCATTTCATCACTATGCTAACTATTTTGGAGAGCATGCTTGTGTAGATATTCTTGCAAAATGGAGAGAAAATTGTTTTAGAATATCTTTTGTTATGGTTCATGATCCTTATGTTACTTTCTTGTTACTAAATATCAACACAAAGCTAAACAATTTTTCAACAAAGTGTTTGAATTTACAACAATGGCATCTTCAACTAGAGCAGTAACACATTCATACTACAAGTGATTGGTTTCTTCCTGAACATTCTGTCCTAAATTATCAGCTATCTGCACAACAGAAATTACAGCTCACGGCTCAAAGGGCCGGATCATTATGATTACAACGTAGATTGATCGCTAAAACGTCTAACTTAAACCAGCAATTGTTATTAGCCCCAAAGAAGTACATActct includes these proteins:
- the LOC131616441 gene encoding guanine nucleotide-binding protein subunit gamma 3-like; translated protein: MDGEYNFSSVSLTSKPPFETQMSPKSPLPGFVDFHGKRKQMVKIQGLEREINLLQEELKLLEGVHSASTCCKELDDFVGSISDPFTLTGKHITSESHYFKKQISLPWICCSCKCYLHKKVAKGCFCSCCSSSNSKCFGSSCLKSTRLSKIVAKF